In Beutenbergia cavernae DSM 12333, the DNA window GTGCACGAGGTGCTGGACCCCGTCGCGGACGCGCTGGCCGGCCGCACGCTCGTCAACGTCACGACGACGACGCCGGAGCAGTCGCGCGAGCTCGCCGCCTGGGCCGCCGGGCACGGCGTGACGTACCTCGACGGCGGCATCATGGCCACGCCGCCGATGATCGGGCAGCCGGGCTCGTCCGTGCTGTACAGCGGGTCGGCCGAGGCGTTCGAGGCGCACCGAGCCGTGCTCGACATCTGGGGCGAGAGCACGTACCTCGGCGACGACGCCGGCGTGGCCGCGCTGTACGACCTCGCGCTCCTGGCGGGCATGTACACGGTGTTCGCGGGTTTCCACCACGGCGCCGCGATGGTCGCCACGGCCGGCATCTCGGCGACCGAGTTCGCCGACCGTGCCGTGCCGTTCCTCTCGGCCATGATCGGCCACGTGCGCACGGATGCCGCGGCCATCGACGCAGGCGACTACGGCGGGCCGGAGCAGCAGAGCCTCGAGTTCTCCGACCTCGGCGACATGGTCCAGGCGAGCGTCGACGCGGGCGTCGCCACCGACGTCGTCGGAGCGGTCCAGGCACTCATCCGCCGCCAGATCGACGCCGGCCACGGCACGGACGGCTTCGCGCGCATCTACGAGAGCGTCCGGGCCGGAGGCACGCGATGAGCGGCGCCGCGAAGGCCCCGGTCACGCTCGTCGGACTCGGCCCGATGGGCCAGGCGATGGTGCGCGTGCTGCTCGCCGCGGGCCACCCGGTCACGGTGTGGAACCGGACGCCGTCACGCGCGGACGACCTGGTCGCGGAGGGCGCCGTCCTCGCGGCGACGCCCGCCGACGCCGTCGGCGCGAGCGAGCTCGTCATCCTCAGCCTCACGGACTACGGGGCGATGCACGACATCCTCGATCCGGCGGCCGGCGCACTGCGTGGGCGGACCATCGTCAACCTCAGCTCCGACACCCCTGACGTCTCGCGGGCGGCGTCGGCCTGGGCGGACGAGCACGGCGCCACCTTCCTCACCGGTGGCGCCATGGTGCCCCCGCCGATGATCGGCACGCCGGCGGCATACGTCTACTACAGCGGCCCGACGGCGACCTTCCGCACCTGGGAGGCCGTGCTCGCCGTCATCGGTGCGCCTCGCTACCTCGGTGAGGACCCGGGCCTGGCACAGCTGCTGTACCAGGCCCAGCTCGACGTCTTCCTCACCGCGCTGTCCGGTCTCGCGCACGCGACGGCGCTCACCGCCGCTGCGGGAGTTCCGGCCGCCGAGTTCCTCCCCGACGCGATGCGTACGCTCACCGAGATCCCGGCGATGGCGACGCCGGCGGAGCTCGCCCGGTCGTTCGACACCGGGGTGCATCCGGGCGACCTCGCCACCGCGACGATGATGGGCGCCACGGCCGCGCACATCCTCGCAGCCAGCGAGTCGGCCGGCATCGACCTGGAGCTCCCGCGGGCCGTCGCGTCGCACTACGAGCGAGCGATCGCGGCGGGTCACGGCCGCGACAGCTGGACCAGCATCCTCGAGGTGATCCGCGCCCGCTGAACCGCCCCCGCTCGCGTGTCACATCCTGGGGACCTGCGCCGTCCACCTGGCAGAGGGCGCCGAACGGCGCCCGAGGGAGGAACGACATGGACCCGATCCTGGTCACCGGCGGCACCGGCACGGCCGGCCGCCTCGTCGTGGCGCGACTGCGCGAGGCGGGTCGCGACGTGCGCGTGCTCACCCGTTCGGCAAGGCCCCGGGCCGACGGCGTCACGTACGTGACGGGCGACCTCACCACCGGCGACGGCGTGGCCGCAGCGCTCGACGGCGTCGGCTCCGTCATCAACTGCGCCGGTGCGAACGGCATCCACGAGCAGGTCGCACGCACGCTCGCCCGGTCCGCCGCGGCGGCGGGCGTGCGGCACCTCGTCCACCTGTCGGTCGTCGGCGCGGAACGGGTCCGGGTGCGCAGCCGGTTCGACCGCCAGTCGTTCGGCTACTTCGACGAGATGCGCCACGGCGAGCTCGCCGTCGAGGGGTCGGGAGCCGCCTGGACGACGCTTCGCGCCACCCAGTTCCACGACCTCATCGCCACGGCAGCGGGCTTCCTCGTGAAGTCGCCGGTCGTTCCGTCGCTCACCCGGATGCGGTTCCAGCCGGTCGAGGCCGACGACGTCGCGGCGCGCCTCGTCGCGTTGGTCGACGGCGAGCCGCACCGCGGCTACGTCGAGATCGGAGGACCCGAGGTGCTCCCGATGAAGGAGCTCCTGCGCCAGTACCTCGACGCTCGCGGACTGCGCCGCGTGCTGCTCCCCGTGCGGCTCCCGGGCGCCGCGGCGGCGTCGATCCGCGACGGGGCCAACCTCACGCCCGACCACGCGGACGGCACCCGCACCTGGGCGGACTTCCTCACGGGCGGGTCGCTGGCCGCGCGAGCCGCGGCCGCGCGCGGCTGAGGAGACCCCGCTACTCCCGCCGCTGCACCGCCCGGAGCTCCGTCTCGTGGACCTTCGCGGCGTCGTGCGGCGCGAGCTCAACCGGCTCCAGCTGGATGTCGACGCGGTCGATCGTCCCGGTGAACCGGAACGGCGGACGGTAGTCGGTCGTCACCGGCTGGCCGGTGTCCTCGCCGATGCCGAACGTGTCGACGCCGAACCGTGCGAACACCGTCCTCTCGGCGCGCCCGGATCCGACCGGTGCGCCGTCGACGGTGAGCGTGACGTCCGCCCCCTTGCCGATGCCGCCGCCGTCATAGGCGAACTCCACGCCGACTACGGCGTCACCGGCCGGCAGCGGTTGCGCCGCCCGCACCGTCGTGTGCTCGCCGTAGTAGTTGTAGTCGAAGATCGGTACGCCGTCCTTCAGGTACAGCGACATCCCGCCCGCGACGCCGCCGATCGCCATGATGACGCCGTTCGTCGCCGCGCCCTCCATCGTGACACGTGCGGCGAGCTTCCAGCTGCGGTTCTTCATCGACGGCGCCGCCGTCTCGGGCAGGCGCGTGGCGCCGGCGTAGAACGTGAAGTCGAGCGCCTCAGGGTCCGACCCGGGCGCCGTCGGCTTCGGGATCAGCGCGCGAGCGACTCCGCGATCGTCCAGCGGGTAGACGTGGTACTTCTCCGCGGCCTCGTCGAACCTGTGCTTCATCTCCTCGAGCTTCTCGGGCATCGCCTCGGCCAGGTCCTTCGCCTCCGAGAAGTCCTGCTCCAGGTGGTACAGCTCCCAGCGGTCCTGGTCCCAATTACCGGGTGCGATGTCCTGCCGCCACGGCAGCGTGTGCTGAGCGTTGGCCTTCCAGCCGTCGGAGTAGATCGATCGGTTGCTGAGGATCTCGAAGTACTGCTCGCCGCGGCCCTCGAATCCCGGGTCGGTCAGGCTCGGGAGGAACGACCGGCCCGCGAGGGGCATCTGCTCGATCCCGTTCACCGTGTCCGGCATCGTGACGCCGGCGGCCTCGTACAGCGTCGGCGCGACGTCGACGAGGTGCAGGAACGGGTCGCGGGGCACCGGGTCGTGGGACACCCGAGCGGGCCAGCTCACCACCATCGGGTTGCGCGAGCCGCCGAGGTGCGAGGCGACCTGCTTCACCCACTGGAACGGGGTGTTGCCCGCCCACGCCCAGCCGAGCGGGTAGTGCGGCTCCGTCTCGGGTCCGCCGAGCTTGTCGAGGTCCGCCAGGATCTCCTCGATCGACGGCAGGATCCCGCTCAGGTTCTTGATCTCGTCGAGGGTGCCATCGGGACCGCCCTCCGACGACGCCCCGTTGTCGCCCACGATGTAGAGCACGAGGGTGTTCTCGGCGTCGGGCAGCTCCTTGATCGCGTCGAGGAGCCGCCCCACCTCGTGGTCCGTGAACGCGAAGTACCCGGCATAGTTCTCGAACAGCGCGCAGTAGACCCTCTTCTGCTGCTCGCTGAGCGAGTCCCACTCCGCCACCCAGTCGGGACGCGGAGTCAGCTCGGCGTCGGGCGGGACGATGCCCATCCTCTTCTGGTTCGCGAACACCACGTCGCGGTACTTCTCCCACCCCATGTCGAACGCGCCCGTGAAGCGGTCGCGCCACTCCTTCGTGACGTGGTGCGGCGCGTGCATCGCACCCGGTGCGAAGTACATGAAGAACGGCTTGTCCGGCGCGACCGACGTCGCGTACCGCATGCGTGAGATCGCCCGGTCGGTCATGTCGGTCATGAAGTGGTAGCCCTCGTCGGGCCCCTTGTCCGGTTCCACCGGAGTCGTGTTCTCGAACAGCACCGGGTAGTACTGGTGGGTCTCGCCCGCGTTGAAGCCGTAGAAGTACTCGAAACCCATCCCCGTCGGCCACCGGTCGAACGGTCCGGCGACGCTCGTCTCCCAGTCAGGCGTGTTGTGGTTCTTCCCGAACCACCAGGTCGAGTAGCCGTTGTCCTTGAGGACCTCGGCCACCGTCGCGGTCGTCCTCGGGATCATGGTCGTGTAGCTCGGGAACCCCGTGGCCCACTCCATGAGGAACCCGTTGCCGGTGTCGTGGTGGTTGCGCCCGGTCAGCAGCGCGGCCCGTGACGGGCCGCAGATCGCCGTGGTGTGGAAGCGGTTGTAGCGCAGCCCCTCGCTCGCGAGCTTGTCCAGGTTCGGGGTCGGGATCAGCCCGCCGAACGTCGACGTCTGACCGAAGCCGACGTCGTCGAGCAGGATGACGACGATGTTCGGGGCGCCCTCGGGCGCCGTCGGGATCCGCGGCCAGGCGGCCTCGGACTCCACGTAGGTCCTGCCGATCGTGCCCTCGAACGGCGGAGGTGGCTGTGGGATCGCCGAGGGCGTCTCCGGCGATGGGCCGGACGAGGTGGCTGTCATGGCCACATCTCACACCATGGATCAACCTCCCGCGCGGCCTCGCCGTCGGGCGATCGCGGCGGCGAGCGTGCCGGCGACGAGCAGCGCGAGCGCGACCCCGGGCAGCGGCCCGACGTCGGATCCCGTACCCGGCAGCTCGCCGCCGGGTCCGGGCCCCGGGCCGGGATCTGTCGGCGAGGGCGTGGGGGCCGGCGTGGTGCTTGCCGTGTTCGTGACGACGACGGCGCCCGTCGCCCCGGCGCCGACCGTGAGCGTGTTCGTCAGCTCCCCGTCGACGGTGATCGCCGCGGTGCCCCAGGTGACGCCGGCGACGTCGGGGAGGGTGATCTCCTCGAACGTCACGACGGTGCCCTCCGGCAGGTCGTCCGGACCGATGACCGGCGTCCCGTCGGCCGGCACCTCGAGCTCGCCCGTGACGGGGCCGGCGCCCGCGTCGTAGGAGAAGCTGACGGTGAACGTCGTCCCCGGCGGCACGAGCGACGCGGCGTCACCGGCCACCACCTTCGCGACGGTGAAACCCCCGAGCGTGCTCACGTACGTGTTCGTGACGGTCACGGCCGTCGGGCTCGCCTCGTCCGCCCCGATCGTGACCCCGGCCGGACCGATGGTGACGCCGTCCCACCGGAACCCCTCGTCCGCGAAGTCGCCGTCCTCCTCGACCAGGTCCTCGCTGAGGTCGCACGTCGTTCCCACCGGGAACCACGCCTCGCCGCCCCCAGCAACGGGACCGCCGGTGACGCCGTCGGCGACGCCGATCGTGCCGTCGCTCACCGCGGGGTCCGCGGGATCGCCGTCCACGTAGGCGTCGGCGGAGCACGTCCAGTCGACGTCGAAGTCCCGGTCGCCCACGTAGCCGCCGTCCGGCCCGTCGACGACCTTCGTCACGTCGAACGTGCCGAGCAACGTGTTCGCGAGGTTCAGCTCGATGATCTGACCGGCGTCGGTGACGGTGAAGGTGCTGGTGACGACGCCGTCGACGGTGATCACCGGGTTCGCCCATTCCATCCCCGCCAGGTCGACCGGCAGAAGCTCGCCGTCGACCTCCTGGGTGACGGCGGCGAGGTTCTCGAAGATCTCGCACTCCGCGCCGATCGGCAGGCTCGAGTGCAGGTCGACCGCGCCCACGGTCACTCCCCACCTGGTCGTGAAGATCGCCCCGTCGGCAGTCACGCACCGGATCCCGCCGGTGAAGTGCAGGTTCTCGAACGGGGTGCCGTCCGCCACGTCCTTGGTGATCTCCACGGAGCCGAGCGGTGTGGCCCCGGGCGTCGGGTCGCACGGGAACGCGAAGTTCCACGGGAAGTTGTGGTGCTCGGTGCCCGTGCCGGCCATCGTGTAGTCGCCGCCGACGTAGACGCGCCCGTTCGTGCTGGTCTCCGTGGTGAGGTCGACATTCGGCCCGAGGATCGAGCCCATGAACTGGCTGGACCCGGCGATGTCGACGGTGGTCGTGCCCGTGAAGTTCCACAGCAGGCTCGAGGCGAAGTCGCCGAAGCCGGGGAAGCCGAACGCGTCCACGCGCACGCCGTCCTTGCGGATGTCCAACGGCGCGAAGCCGGTGACGGGGCCGCCCGTGACGTTGACGACGATCGAGGCGCCGTCGGGGAAGCCGTCGAACGCCAGGCCGGAGATGCCCGCGAGGTCGGCGGCATCGACCTCGAACACCTGCAGGGTCGCCGTCGGGTCGGTGGACGTGAACGTCAGAGTGGGCGCCGCGGCGACGGCGGTTCCGGTCACCGCCTCGGCGGCAAGCGTCGTCGACGCCGTGACCATGTCTGCGGGGAACGACGTCGGGTCGTACGGGAGGAGGGCGGCCGGGCCCATGTTCTGGGTCAGTCCGCCGCCGTTGGTGGTCAACCGTTCCTCGCCCGACACCGCACCGCCGACGTGCACCGCCCCACCGCCCGTGACCAGGGGGCCGACGTCGACGGAGGACTGCCCGCCCAGCGTCATGTCACCGCCGACCGCGAGCATCGTGGACCCGGGTTCGGGAACGATCCCCGAGCCGGCTCCGACCACGCCGATGTCGAACAGCCCGGGGCGGTCGAACGTCGCATCCCCGTGCACGACCATGAGCCCCTCGGACTCCGCGGCGTCGGGCACGGCGTGGAAGTCGCCCCCGACGTACACGGCCACCGCGTTGTCCGTGAAGATCGGGACGCTCCCGCCGTTCGGCATCTCGCCGTCGCCCGGGCACTCCGGTGCCGGGTCGGCGCTCGCCGGGGCCAGCGGGCTCAGGACGGCCGAGACCGGGACGTAGCCCGCGACCGCCAGGCATGCGCCCAGACCGAACGCTGCCCACGTCCGACGTCGGAGCGTGCGCTGCGCAGTGCGCGTTCGTGATCTCACGTGCGGAACCTCCCGAACGCCGAGTGTCCAGGAGCGCACCAACCGAGGCAACCGTGCCGGCCGGCGCGCGTCGCGCTCAGCGTGCCCGGGCGTGCGTGCCGCGTCGTCGGCCGGCGGCGACGAGAGCGCAGCCCGCCGCAGCCAGCAGCGCGGCCGTGAGAGCGAGCGCGTCGGCATCGGCCCCGGTCGCCGGCAGCCGGCCCGGCGGCGTGCCCGGCCCGGGCGAACCCGGGCCGGGATCACCCGGCGTCGGGGTCGGGGTCGGCGCCGTCACGGCCTGCAGCACGAAGTCGAGTCCGGCGACGGCGGTCTCCGCGACGTCGAACGTGAGCACCGGCTCGCCGTCGACCTCGTACCCCTCGGGCGGGGTGACCTCGGCCGTGTAGCCCGCGCCGGGCGGCAGCTCGAGCCCCCAGGTGCCGTCGTCACCGGTGGTCACCGTCCCGACGACGGCACCGCCCGAGTCCCGGACCGTGACCTCCGCGCCCGGCACCGGGTTGCCGTCGGTGTCCGTGACGGTGCCGCCCGCCGGGACCGTGAGCGGCGGCTCGTCGGCGGCCACGACGAAGTCCTGGTCGAGCCGACTCTCGCCGGCCGCCGTGATCGTGGTGGTGAGCTCCGTGACGTCGCCCGTGTACCCGTCCGGCACGGTGAGCGTGATCGTGTACTCGCCCTGCGGGAGCTGGTCGAGGAAGTAGCTGCCGGCGTCGTCGGTGGTCAGCGCGACGTCACCGTCCGGGCCGCTCACCGTGACGGTCGCGCCCGCGATCGGGTTGCCCTCGTCGTCGGTCACCGTCCCGCCGACGGCGCCCGGCTTCTGGACGGCGAAGTCGACGTCGGTCACATCCTCGGTCTCGACGGTGACCTGCTGCTCCGTGGGGCCGTCGGCCGTGTAGCCGAACGGCACCTCGAGCGTCACCGTGTAGTCGCCGGGCGGCAGGTCGCCGAAGGAGTACGTGCCGTCCGCGGCGGTCGGCGTCGTGAACGTGCCGCCCGGGCCGGTGATCGTCACGACGGCGCCCGGCACGCCGGAGCCGCCGGCCGTCACCGTGCCGGACACCGAGGCCGGCGCCTGGACCACGAAGTCGTTCCCCGTGCTCGGCTCCTCCTGACCGACCTCCACCGTGATGTTCGGCGGAGCGGAGACCTCGGTGAATCCCGGCGGCAGGTCACCGAGCGAGAACTCGTACTCCTGCGGCTGCCCACCCACGAGGTCCCACGGGACGTCGTCGACGACGTACCGCCCCTGCGAGTCCGTGACCGCCGTGAACGGGTCGCCCCCGCCGACCGGGGTGAGCGTCACCGTGACGCCCGGAACCGGCTCGCCGTCGGTCGTCAGGACCGCACCGCTGACGGCGATGGGCACGATGTCGCGGATGCCGAAGTCGATGCCTGTGGCATCCGTGGTCGACAGGTCCGCCGGCAGGATCGTGGGAGCCAAGGAGAAGTACCCGGGATGTCCAGGTGGTGCCGGCGGTGCGGTCACCTCGACGGTGTACCCGTCCGCCGCGGCGTAGCCGGGGAACGAGTAGGTGCCGTCGGCGGCCGACGTCGTGGTCGCGAGCTGCGTGCCGTCCGGGCCGAACAGCGTGAGCGTGGCGCCGCCCAGCGGCCCGTCGACGTCGTGCGTCACGGTCCCGGTGATGTCCCGCGCCAGCGAGGCGAACCACGTCTGGTAGACCGGGAAGCCCGACCGCTGGAAGAAGAAGACCGTCAGGCTCGTGATCGGCACGGTCGGGGAGAACCAGCCGGCGGCGCCGGACGTGTCGAGCCCGGCCGCGTTGCCGAGGACCTCGCCGGACACCGGGTCGAACGTGGCGACGTCGGCGGCGCTGCCCGTGCATGCCGGGCTCGGCGTGGTCGCGCAGTAGTTGAACCCGCCCTGCCAGCCCAGCTCGGCGCCGGTGAGGAGCTGTCCGTCCTCGCCGCGGGCGATGACCACCGCGCGGTCGGCGTCGATGTCGCCCAGCACGAACGACCACCCGCCGGCCGGCGTCGGCCGCTCGAAGGTGTAGGTGGTGGTCGACGGCGACGTCGCGTTGTCCGCGCGCGGCCGCAGGTTGAGATAGGACTGGTTCTGGCTCGAGCCGTACACGGCCCCCGGCGGCGTCGCGGCGCTCATCCAGATGCTCGCCCCGGACTGCACGCCGACCTGCCCGCCGCGCGAGTCCGTCGTGACGGTCGCCGCGGGGAAGCCGCCCGCGGGGAGCTGCATCGTCGTCGTGAACGCACCGGCCGACCCGGCGAGCGGCTGCCACGACGCCCAGCCCGCCGTCGTCGCGGCGACGGCCGCCGACGGCGCGAGGGCCAGCACCGCGGCGAGGAGCGTCACGAGCACGGCGGGGGCCGCTGCGCGGCGTCGGGTCGCACGGATCACGGAGGAAACGTATAAGACGGGCCTCTCAGGCGCCAGGCCTCGCACGTGAACGTTCAAGGACCGCCCGGTGGCGCCGTCGACGAGGCCGCCGTCCTACGTCGCTGCCTCCCCGAGGCCCGCGAGGTGCGCCACGAGGTACCGCCGCTCCGCAGCATTCGTCGCGTGCGACGCAGCGCTCCGGAACGCCTCCCGCGCCTCCGTGACGCGGCCCGCACGTTCGAGCAGATGCCCGCGGACGACGTCGTAGCGGGCCAGCTGGGCGACGGCCGGTGCGGCGGCGTCGAGCACCGCCAGGCCCGCGGCGGGGCCGTGAGCCATCGCAGCGGCGACGGCGCGGTTGAGGGTCACGACGCCGCTGCCGGTCATCTCCTCGAGCGCCTCGTAGACGTCGAGGATCCGAGGCCAGTCGGTGTCCTCGGGGCGGGCGGCCCGGGCGTGGATCGCGGCGATCTCGGCCTGCAGCTCGTACTCCCCCGGTGGCCCCGGCTCGGCGGCCGCCCGCTCCAGGAGAGCCAGTCCCTCGGCGATGCGGGAGTGGTTCCACCGCCGGCGGTCCTGCTGGGCCATCGGCACGATGTCGCCGGCGTCGTCGGTGCGGGCGGGTCGCCGCGCATCGGTCAGGAGCATGAGCGCGAGCAACGCCCCGACCTCCCGCTGGTCGGCGTCGCCGTCGCCGGCCGCGAGCGCCAGCCGGGTGAGCCGGATCGCTTCCTCCGACAGCTCCACGCGGTTGAGCTCCCCGCCGCCGGCGCTCGTGTGCCCCTCGGTGAACATGAGGTAGAGCACGTGCAGCACGGCCCGCTGCCGTTCGGTGCGCTCGGCGGGTTCCGGCATGGTGAAGCCCACGCCCGACGCCGCGATCCGCGCCTTCGCGCGGCTGATGCGTTGCGCCATCGTGGCCTCGGGCACGAAGAACGCGGCGGCGATCTCCGCCGTCGACAACCCGCCGACGGCGCGCAGCGTGAGCGCGATCGCCGATGCCGGCGTGAGCGCCGGGTGAGCGCACAGGTAGAGGAGGACGAGCGAGTCGTCGGCACTCGGGGCGGTGCCGCCGACCGGTTCGGCCATGAGGGCGGCGAGCTCGCGGCGTCGTCGTGACGACTCGCTCCTCCAGGCGTCGACCATCCGCCGGGTCGCCGTCCGCACGAGCCACGCCCGGGGGTGCTCCGGCACGCCGTCCTCGGGCCACCGCTGCGCCGCCACCAGGAGCGCCTCCTGCACGGCGTCCTCGGCGGCGTCGAAGTCGCCGTACCGACGCGTGAGCGCGCCGACGACCTGCGGCGCGAGCTCGCGCAGCAGGTCGTCGACGACGGCGTCGGGCGTCAGCGCGGTTCGCCGGTGGTCGCGTAGTGGGTCATCTCGTCCGCGTCCGACGGGCCGTCGTCCATGATCCGCCGCACGTGGACGGGCTGCTGCGTCGCGATCCCGCCGCGGCCGGGAACCGCCGACACCTTCGCCGCGATCTCGATCGCGCGCTCCTCGGACTCCACGTCCACGATCTGGTACCCGGCGAGCCACTCCTTGAACTCGCCGAACGGGCCGTCCGTCACCACGGGTGCCGCTACGCCGTCCGACCGGACCGTGCGCGCCAGGTCGGGCCCGGTGAGCAGGGTGCCGCTGACGAGCTCACCGCTCGCGACGAGCTCCTCCGTCAGGGTCCCGTAGTAGTCCAGGTGGGCCTGGATCTCCTCGGGGGTCCACTCCTCCATCGGCGTGGTGTCGGGGCCGGACTCGAACGTCACACCCAGCAGGTACTTCGTCATGGTCTTCCTCGCTTCTTCACGGGGTGCCCTGTGCGGCACCGTCGAGAGTAGAACGGAGCCGCCGCGGCGTCCTCGACATCACCGCCGAAGTTCGTCGAATCTCATCGGCGCGGCCGCGTCCGGTCGGTCCTCTCCCGCCGAGTGCCTGATCCCTCGCGCTCTCACCGGCGGGTCGCGGGCACAGATCCCGCACTCGACGGCGAGGACGCGCCTCAGAGTTCCGCTCAGTCGTCCGAGGCTGCGGCTCCCGCCGCCGCCGACGCGGCCGCGTCGTCGTCGTCGAGCTCGCGGCCCCTCAGGATCTTCGACTCGCGCCACAGCAGGTGCGCGCCGGTCCACACCAGCATCGCGGCGACGATGCAGATGCACGGGAAGAGCACGATGAAGTCGAGTGCGGTCCCGATCGGTGGCGCCCCGGGCATCGCCGATCGCAGGGCCGGGAAGGACAGCATCGTGGCCGAGAGCCAGATGACGTTCGAGAACTCGAGCTTCTTCTTCAGCAGCGCGCTCCCGATCGTCACCACGGCCATGAGCGTCGTCAGCAGGATCGCCAGCAGGTAGAACACCACCAGGGTCACGCTGAGCGCGTCGCGGTTGCCGTCCAGAGTCACCGGCAGCGTGTCGATCCCGTTCTCCGTGGTGACCTCGCCCAGCGTCGCGCTCATCACCCACGGACGGGCCGAGTTCTCGATCGTCAGCTCGAACGGCACGTTCTCGCCCGTCTCGTCGTCCTGCACGCTGACCCGGAAGTCGGAGAAGGGTCGGTCCCAGGGGTAGAACGTGTCCCCGCGGTCCAGCACCAGCGTGACCGTCGTCGGGTCGACGATCGACTCGCCCGGGTAGGTGACCACCGACGTCGTCATCCCGCCGGAGACGATCTCGATGCGGAGGTTCTCGGACATCTCGCCGGCGCGGTCGCCCACGAAGTCGCCGTGCGGGATGGGCAGGATGTTGGCGCTCAGGACCCGGTTCGTGAGGTCGACGTCCTCCGTCTTCATCTGGAGCGTCAGGTAGTCCTCGCCCGTCACCGGCTGCTCACCCTGGATGGGCACCTCCGTCGTCACGTTGAGCGCACCCGAGAACGCGACGACCGCGTAGTAGACCACCAGGAGAGCCCCGACGACGGCGAGGATGCGCGGGGCCGGGTTCTTGCGACGCCGACGACGCTCCGCGGCCACGACGTCGTCGGGCACCATCTCGTCCACCTGCTGGGTCATCGTGTCTCCCTCGGTTCTGACGTTCCGGACTCGCGCTTCTCGGCGACCGTGGCCGCGAGCGCGTACAGCAGCAGGACGAGCAGCAGGAGGTACGGCCCGGGCGTCGACGTGATCGCCGCCGCGAACGCCTCCGTGTCGGTGACGTGCTCGACGTCGGCAGTCACGGTGGTCGACGTGTCCATGGACGGGTCGCTCGAGGAGACGCTGAGCTGCTGCCGTGCCTGGTTCGGGGCGTTCAGCTCGTCCGCGAGCAGCCGGATCGTCACCTGCGCCGTCGCACCGGGATCGAGGGTGATGACGCACGCGAACTCCGTGGTGCGCACCGCACACTCGGCCTCCGGGTCGACCTGCACGGACCGGTAGATGAAGCCCTTGTTGACGCTCCCGCTGAGGGTCAGCGTGACCGGGCCGGACGACGGGTTCGGGCCGAGCGTGGTGTCGAAGCGCCCCACCTGCCCGCGCTGGAGCTCGCCCGCCCGCATCTGCACGTTCATCGTGAGCGGGCGACCCGCCGGGTCGGGGTCGGCCGGCTCCGGCTCCGGTTCCTCCGGCTCGTCGGGTTCAGCCGGCTCGACGACGGGCGGGGGCGACGGCGACGGCGTCACCTCCGGTTCGGTCGTCGGGCGCGGACGAGGCACGGGCGGCACTGCCGGCGCCGGGGCGGGAGGCGCGGACGGGGTCACCGGCGGGGGCGGCGCGGGCGGGGGCGGCGGCGGCTCGACGATCGTGACGGTGTACGTCGGACCTGAGACCGCGTTGTCGTAGGCGTCCGTGGCCGTCGGGATCAGCGGGTTCCCACCGAGCGCCAGTGGGCTCGTCGGCGTGCACGACCACGAGCCGGAGCTCGGCACGGTGACCGGGCCGCACACCACCGTGCCGGCCGTGGTGCGCACCGTGACGCTGCTGCCGGCCTCGCCGGTGCCGCTGACGGCGGTGCTCGTGTTCGTCGAC includes these proteins:
- a CDS encoding NAD(P)-dependent oxidoreductase; translation: MTTTARTPVTVLGLGAMGHALAAAVTGAAHPTTVWNRTPGRAGALVDAGATEARDVRAAVTAAPLVVACLLDHASVHEVLDPVADALAGRTLVNVTTTTPEQSRELAAWAAGHGVTYLDGGIMATPPMIGQPGSSVLYSGSAEAFEAHRAVLDIWGESTYLGDDAGVAALYDLALLAGMYTVFAGFHHGAAMVATAGISATEFADRAVPFLSAMIGHVRTDAAAIDAGDYGGPEQQSLEFSDLGDMVQASVDAGVATDVVGAVQALIRRQIDAGHGTDGFARIYESVRAGGTR
- a CDS encoding NAD(P)-dependent oxidoreductase, producing the protein MSGAAKAPVTLVGLGPMGQAMVRVLLAAGHPVTVWNRTPSRADDLVAEGAVLAATPADAVGASELVILSLTDYGAMHDILDPAAGALRGRTIVNLSSDTPDVSRAASAWADEHGATFLTGGAMVPPPMIGTPAAYVYYSGPTATFRTWEAVLAVIGAPRYLGEDPGLAQLLYQAQLDVFLTALSGLAHATALTAAAGVPAAEFLPDAMRTLTEIPAMATPAELARSFDTGVHPGDLATATMMGATAAHILAASESAGIDLELPRAVASHYERAIAAGHGRDSWTSILEVIRAR
- a CDS encoding SDR family oxidoreductase — protein: MDPILVTGGTGTAGRLVVARLREAGRDVRVLTRSARPRADGVTYVTGDLTTGDGVAAALDGVGSVINCAGANGIHEQVARTLARSAAAAGVRHLVHLSVVGAERVRVRSRFDRQSFGYFDEMRHGELAVEGSGAAWTTLRATQFHDLIATAAGFLVKSPVVPSLTRMRFQPVEADDVAARLVALVDGEPHRGYVEIGGPEVLPMKELLRQYLDARGLRRVLLPVRLPGAAAASIRDGANLTPDHADGTRTWADFLTGGSLAARAAAARG
- a CDS encoding arylsulfatase; protein product: MTATSSGPSPETPSAIPQPPPPFEGTIGRTYVESEAAWPRIPTAPEGAPNIVVILLDDVGFGQTSTFGGLIPTPNLDKLASEGLRYNRFHTTAICGPSRAALLTGRNHHDTGNGFLMEWATGFPSYTTMIPRTTATVAEVLKDNGYSTWWFGKNHNTPDWETSVAGPFDRWPTGMGFEYFYGFNAGETHQYYPVLFENTTPVEPDKGPDEGYHFMTDMTDRAISRMRYATSVAPDKPFFMYFAPGAMHAPHHVTKEWRDRFTGAFDMGWEKYRDVVFANQKRMGIVPPDAELTPRPDWVAEWDSLSEQQKRVYCALFENYAGYFAFTDHEVGRLLDAIKELPDAENTLVLYIVGDNGASSEGGPDGTLDEIKNLSGILPSIEEILADLDKLGGPETEPHYPLGWAWAGNTPFQWVKQVASHLGGSRNPMVVSWPARVSHDPVPRDPFLHLVDVAPTLYEAAGVTMPDTVNGIEQMPLAGRSFLPSLTDPGFEGRGEQYFEILSNRSIYSDGWKANAQHTLPWRQDIAPGNWDQDRWELYHLEQDFSEAKDLAEAMPEKLEEMKHRFDEAAEKYHVYPLDDRGVARALIPKPTAPGSDPEALDFTFYAGATRLPETAAPSMKNRSWKLAARVTMEGAATNGVIMAIGGVAGGMSLYLKDGVPIFDYNYYGEHTTVRAAQPLPAGDAVVGVEFAYDGGGIGKGADVTLTVDGAPVGSGRAERTVFARFGVDTFGIGEDTGQPVTTDYRPPFRFTGTIDRVDIQLEPVELAPHDAAKVHETELRAVQRRE
- a CDS encoding choice-of-anchor A family protein, which encodes MRSRTRTAQRTLRRRTWAAFGLGACLAVAGYVPVSAVLSPLAPASADPAPECPGDGEMPNGGSVPIFTDNAVAVYVGGDFHAVPDAAESEGLMVVHGDATFDRPGLFDIGVVGAGSGIVPEPGSTMLAVGGDMTLGGQSSVDVGPLVTGGGAVHVGGAVSGEERLTTNGGGLTQNMGPAALLPYDPTSFPADMVTASTTLAAEAVTGTAVAAAPTLTFTSTDPTATLQVFEVDAADLAGISGLAFDGFPDGASIVVNVTGGPVTGFAPLDIRKDGVRVDAFGFPGFGDFASSLLWNFTGTTTVDIAGSSQFMGSILGPNVDLTTETSTNGRVYVGGDYTMAGTGTEHHNFPWNFAFPCDPTPGATPLGSVEITKDVADGTPFENLHFTGGIRCVTADGAIFTTRWGVTVGAVDLHSSLPIGAECEIFENLAAVTQEVDGELLPVDLAGMEWANPVITVDGVVTSTFTVTDAGQIIELNLANTLLGTFDVTKVVDGPDGGYVGDRDFDVDWTCSADAYVDGDPADPAVSDGTIGVADGVTGGPVAGGGEAWFPVGTTCDLSEDLVEEDGDFADEGFRWDGVTIGPAGVTIGADEASPTAVTVTNTYVSTLGGFTVAKVVAGDAASLVPPGTTFTVSFSYDAGAGPVTGELEVPADGTPVIGPDDLPEGTVVTFEEITLPDVAGVTWGTAAITVDGELTNTLTVGAGATGAVVVTNTASTTPAPTPSPTDPGPGPGPGGELPGTGSDVGPLPGVALALLVAGTLAAAIARRRGRAGG